A genomic stretch from Zeimonas sediminis includes:
- the mnmE gene encoding tRNA uridine-5-carboxymethylaminomethyl(34) synthesis GTPase MnmE: MTDNAPIAAIATAPGRGGIGVVRVSGADLRCVIDAVLGRPLSPRHATYGPFLAADGSAIDQGIAIHFPAPHSYTGEDVLELQGHGGPVVMQLLLRRVLEAGEPIGLRLAQPGEFTQRAYLNDKLDLGQAEAVADLIDASTEQAARSATRSLSGEFSKRIHALVDELVELRMLVEATLDFPEEEIDFLEAADALGRLARVRERLAEVLAEARQGALLREGLNVVLVGEPNVGKSSLLNALAGAEVAIVTPIAGTTRDRVAQAIQIEGVPVNVIDTAGLRDTQDEVERIGIARTWAEAEKADVVLHLLDAMADRDAAGEGDAAAAAAAAIAPEPSALPVARSAATIEEELARRLRPGVPVLRVFNKIDLSGDAARVEAAEGGLPERLWLSARTGEGVDLLRRELLALAGWQGAGESAFIARERHLVALRAAAAHAANAAGHAEHGNRRLDLFAEELRLAQERLNEITGEFTADDLLGVIFSRFCIGK, encoded by the coding sequence ATGACCGACAACGCACCGATCGCTGCGATCGCGACCGCGCCGGGGCGCGGCGGGATCGGCGTCGTGCGCGTGTCGGGGGCGGACCTGCGCTGCGTGATCGACGCGGTGCTCGGGCGCCCGCTTTCCCCGCGGCACGCGACCTACGGGCCCTTTCTCGCGGCCGACGGCAGCGCGATCGACCAGGGGATCGCGATCCACTTTCCCGCGCCGCATTCCTACACCGGCGAGGACGTGCTCGAACTGCAGGGCCACGGCGGACCGGTGGTGATGCAGCTTTTGCTGCGCCGGGTGCTGGAGGCCGGCGAGCCGATCGGCTTGCGGCTCGCGCAGCCCGGCGAGTTCACGCAGCGCGCCTACCTGAACGACAAGCTCGACCTGGGGCAGGCCGAGGCGGTGGCCGACCTGATCGACGCGAGCACCGAGCAGGCGGCGCGCTCGGCGACCCGCTCGCTGTCGGGCGAGTTCTCGAAGCGGATCCACGCGCTGGTCGACGAGCTGGTCGAGCTGCGGATGCTGGTCGAGGCCACGCTCGACTTTCCCGAGGAGGAGATCGACTTCCTCGAGGCGGCCGATGCGCTGGGCCGGCTCGCGCGCGTGCGCGAGCGGCTCGCCGAAGTGCTGGCCGAAGCCAGGCAGGGCGCGCTGCTGCGCGAGGGCCTGAACGTGGTGCTGGTCGGCGAGCCCAACGTGGGCAAGAGCTCGCTGCTGAACGCGCTGGCCGGGGCCGAGGTGGCGATCGTCACGCCGATCGCCGGCACCACCCGCGACCGGGTCGCGCAGGCGATCCAGATCGAGGGCGTGCCGGTCAACGTGATCGACACCGCGGGGCTGCGCGACACGCAGGACGAGGTCGAGCGGATCGGCATCGCCCGCACCTGGGCCGAGGCCGAGAAGGCCGACGTGGTGCTGCACCTTCTCGACGCGATGGCCGACCGGGACGCCGCCGGCGAGGGCGATGCGGCCGCCGCCGCGGCGGCAGCGATCGCGCCCGAGCCCTCGGCGCTTCCGGTGGCCCGTTCGGCGGCCACGATCGAGGAAGAGCTGGCGCGGCGCCTGCGGCCCGGCGTGCCGGTGCTGCGGGTGTTCAACAAGATCGACCTGTCCGGCGACGCCGCGCGGGTCGAGGCCGCCGAGGGCGGGCTGCCCGAGCGGCTCTGGCTGTCGGCGCGTACCGGCGAGGGTGTCGACCTGCTGCGCCGCGAGCTGCTGGCGCTCGCCGGCTGGCAGGGCGCCGGCGAGTCGGCCTTCATCGCGCGCGAGCGTCACCTGGTGGCGCTGCGCGCGGCGGCCGCGCACGCGGCCAACGCTGCGGGCCACGCCGAGCACGGCAACCGGCGGCTCGACCTGTTCGCCGAGGAGCTGCGACTCGCCCAG
- the yidC gene encoding membrane protein insertase YidC produces the protein MQTQRMILWIVFSMSLLFLWDAWQKHNGQPSLFGGAPTAQQQAAGSGDGGKPVDATIPPAPTSAAASASVAPASGDAPAGQAASSGQRIRLVNDVLSLEIDPVGGVVRRAELLKHRDLIARDGSHFVLLKDDGSGVYVAQSGLIGAPNGESFPTHRTPMQPADGNAGAREIGSGDAVSLTLVGESGGLRLTRTYTLKRGAYVIQVKDEVANLSGVPLRPTLYMQLTRDGNAPAGGSKFYSTYTGPVIYTDADKFQKVAFDDIAKDKPKHSTTATDGWAGIIEHYFVSAWIPADKAAREFYTRKVGDNLFSVGAKQPLAEIAPGASASVETRLLVGPQDQQMLKETAPGLDLAVDYGWLTAIAKPIHWLLEFLHGFVGNWGWAIVLLTIVIKTLFFPLQAASYRSMARMKAVTPRLVQIRERYANDRVKMNQAMMELYKTEKINPLGGCLPIVVQIPVFIALYWVLLASVEMRDAPWIGWIKDLSNPDPFFILPLIMAGTMFIQVKLNPTPPDPMQAKIMMIMPLVFSVMFFFFPAGLVLYWLVNNVYSIVQQWYITKQIEKATVAAKIKG, from the coding sequence ATGCAGACCCAGCGAATGATCCTGTGGATCGTGTTCTCGATGTCCCTGCTCTTCCTCTGGGATGCCTGGCAGAAGCACAACGGCCAGCCGTCGCTGTTCGGCGGCGCGCCGACCGCGCAGCAGCAGGCGGCCGGGTCTGGAGACGGCGGCAAGCCGGTCGACGCGACGATTCCGCCAGCCCCGACTTCGGCCGCCGCGAGCGCAAGCGTGGCGCCGGCCTCCGGTGACGCGCCCGCCGGCCAGGCGGCGTCGTCCGGCCAGCGCATCCGGCTGGTCAACGACGTGCTGTCGCTCGAGATCGATCCGGTGGGCGGCGTGGTCCGCCGCGCCGAGCTGCTGAAGCACCGCGACCTGATCGCCCGTGACGGCAGCCATTTCGTGCTGCTGAAGGACGACGGAAGCGGCGTCTACGTCGCGCAGAGCGGCCTGATCGGCGCGCCGAACGGAGAGTCCTTCCCGACGCACCGCACGCCGATGCAGCCGGCCGACGGCAATGCCGGCGCGCGCGAGATCGGCAGCGGCGACGCGGTTTCGCTGACGCTCGTCGGCGAGAGCGGCGGCCTGAGGCTGACCCGCACCTACACGCTGAAGCGCGGCGCCTACGTGATCCAGGTGAAGGACGAGGTGGCCAACCTGTCGGGCGTGCCGCTGCGGCCCACGCTGTACATGCAGCTGACCCGCGACGGCAACGCGCCGGCGGGCGGCTCCAAGTTCTACAGCACCTACACCGGCCCGGTGATCTACACCGACGCCGACAAGTTCCAGAAGGTCGCCTTCGACGACATCGCGAAGGACAAGCCCAAGCATTCGACCACGGCCACCGACGGCTGGGCCGGCATCATCGAGCACTATTTCGTGTCGGCCTGGATCCCGGCCGACAAGGCGGCGCGCGAGTTCTACACCCGCAAGGTCGGCGACAACCTTTTCTCGGTGGGCGCCAAGCAGCCGCTGGCCGAGATCGCGCCCGGCGCCTCCGCGAGCGTCGAGACGCGCCTGCTGGTCGGACCGCAGGACCAGCAGATGCTGAAGGAAACCGCGCCCGGGCTGGACCTGGCCGTCGACTACGGATGGCTCACCGCGATCGCCAAGCCGATCCACTGGCTGCTCGAGTTCCTGCACGGCTTCGTCGGCAACTGGGGCTGGGCGATCGTGCTGCTGACCATCGTCATCAAGACGCTCTTCTTCCCGCTGCAGGCGGCCAGCTATCGTTCGATGGCCCGGATGAAGGCGGTCACGCCGAGGCTCGTGCAGATCCGCGAGCGCTACGCCAACGATCGCGTGAAGATGAACCAGGCGATGATGGAGCTTTACAAGACCGAGAAGATCAACCCGCTCGGCGGCTGCCTGCCGATCGTGGTGCAGATCCCGGTGTTCATCGCGCTGTACTGGGTGCTGCTCGCCTCGGTGGAGATGCGCGACGCGCCCTGGATCGGCTGGATCAAGGACCTGTCGAACCCCGATCCGTTCTTCATCCTGCCGCTGATCATGGCCGGCACGATGTTCATCCAGGTCAAGCTGAACCCGACGCCGCCGGACCCGATGCAGGCGAAGATCATGATGATCATGCCGCTGGTGTTCTCGGTGATGTTCTTCTTCTTCCCGGCGGGCCTGGTGCTGTACTGGCTGGTCAACAACGTGTACTCGATCGTCCAGCAGTGGTACATCACCAAGCAGATCGAGAAGGCCACGGTGGCGGCGAAGATCAAGGGTTAG
- the yidD gene encoding membrane protein insertion efficiency factor YidD gives MVKAVLLLLVRAYRLAISPLFPPRCRFLPSCSDYAMQALERHDALAGGWLALRRFVRCHPFNPGGIDEVPERLEGRLGCLCHRPLSLRGGEPVESPSASSENR, from the coding sequence ATCGTGAAGGCGGTGTTGCTGTTGCTGGTGCGGGCCTATCGGCTCGCGATCAGCCCGCTGTTTCCGCCGCGGTGCAGGTTCCTGCCGAGTTGCTCCGACTACGCGATGCAGGCCCTCGAACGGCACGACGCGCTGGCCGGCGGCTGGCTCGCGTTGCGGCGCTTCGTCCGTTGCCATCCGTTCAATCCCGGAGGGATCGACGAGGTTCCCGAGCGGCTGGAAGGCCGCCTCGGTTGCCTGTGTCATCGCCCGCTCTCGCTGCGCGGCGGCGAGCCGGTCGAATCCCCTTCCGCATCCTCCGAAAACCGCTAG
- a CDS encoding ribonuclease P protein component: MTAPSPAPSPDFVARLLRSRPGAVGEHFVMHWKPLPASHAGAACAGVLFLAVPKRQLARAVDRNLVRRIAREAWRAAGLSALPLAVLVRLRRRPDWFAEAGVRRRRQGLRQELDSLFSDRAVQRISDTLRRHEGPGREGGPDGVLAAGVARQDPAS, encoded by the coding sequence CTGACCGCTCCCTCTCCAGCGCCTTCGCCGGACTTCGTCGCGCGGCTGCTCCGCAGCCGCCCCGGGGCCGTCGGCGAGCACTTCGTCATGCACTGGAAGCCGTTGCCAGCGTCACACGCCGGCGCCGCTTGCGCCGGTGTGCTTTTCCTCGCGGTTCCCAAGCGCCAGCTTGCCCGCGCGGTCGACCGCAACCTGGTGCGTCGCATCGCTCGCGAAGCGTGGCGGGCGGCCGGGCTTTCGGCGTTGCCGCTGGCTGTGCTGGTAAGGTTGCGCCGCCGGCCCGACTGGTTCGCCGAGGCAGGGGTGAGGCGCCGCCGCCAGGGCCTGCGGCAGGAGCTCGATTCGCTTTTTTCCGACCGGGCCGTGCAGCGAATCTCTGATACGCTGCGGCGCCACGAAGGTCCTGGCCGCGAAGGCGGGCCCGACGGGGTTCTCGCGGCCGGCGTCGCACGTCAGGATCCGGCATCGTGA
- the rpmH gene encoding 50S ribosomal protein L34: MKRTFQPSVTRRKRTHGFLVRMKTRGGRKVLNSRRAKGRKRLGVA, translated from the coding sequence ATGAAACGTACTTTCCAGCCTTCGGTCACGCGCCGCAAGCGCACCCACGGTTTCCTCGTCCGCATGAAAACCCGCGGCGGGCGCAAAGTCCTGAACTCGCGCCGCGCCAAGGGCCGCAAGCGTCTCGGCGTCGCCTGA
- the dnaA gene encoding chromosomal replication initiator protein DnaA, with translation MLDRWLACVAQLESEIPAQQFKPWIKPLVYLGYDESERVLRLGVPNHFKLNWVKSQFESRIEAIARNAIDEQLSVRFEIHRPDQEPVPARHPAANGTEIEPTPDETDEFGLESLPAGSQNPATPRFPQPSSAPDNDPFVADPFTPDFAAPDTQTRLRPELTFDSFVHGKANQMAWSAALQVVERPGTSYNPLFLYGGVGLGKTHLLHAVGNSILERSKRARVRYIHAQDYFDEMVRAIQRKSIQDFKRKYQQLDLLLVDDIQFLGGKERTQEEFFYTFEALLSARKQLIITSDTYPKELSAFEDRLVSRFGSGLIVEIEPPELEMRVAILLKKAEQSGEKLPEEVAYFIAKNLRSNVRELEGALLRVIAFARFRGRQLSVDLAREALKDLLELSRPPISIESIQKTVADFFKIKTADMYSKRRPAHIARARQVAMYFAKELTQKSFPEIGEAFGGRDHTTVMHAVKRIAELRQHDQEWNRQLHVLEQTLRG, from the coding sequence ATGCTCGACCGCTGGCTCGCCTGCGTGGCGCAACTCGAAAGCGAGATCCCCGCGCAGCAGTTCAAACCATGGATCAAGCCACTGGTTTACCTGGGCTACGACGAAAGTGAGCGCGTGCTCAGGCTTGGCGTGCCGAATCACTTCAAGCTGAACTGGGTCAAGTCGCAGTTCGAGTCCCGGATCGAGGCGATCGCCCGCAACGCGATCGACGAGCAGCTCAGCGTTCGCTTCGAGATCCACCGCCCCGATCAGGAACCGGTTCCGGCGCGCCACCCTGCCGCCAACGGCACCGAGATCGAGCCGACGCCCGACGAGACCGACGAATTCGGCCTGGAGAGCCTCCCGGCCGGTTCGCAGAACCCGGCGACGCCAAGGTTCCCGCAGCCGTCTTCGGCGCCCGACAACGATCCCTTCGTGGCCGATCCGTTCACGCCCGACTTCGCCGCCCCCGACACCCAGACCCGGCTGCGCCCCGAGCTCACCTTCGACTCCTTCGTGCACGGCAAGGCCAACCAGATGGCCTGGTCGGCGGCGTTGCAGGTCGTCGAGCGGCCCGGCACCTCGTACAACCCGCTGTTCCTGTACGGCGGCGTGGGTCTCGGCAAGACCCACCTGCTGCACGCGGTCGGCAATTCCATCCTCGAGCGGTCGAAGCGCGCGCGGGTGCGCTACATCCACGCGCAGGACTACTTCGACGAGATGGTCCGCGCGATCCAGCGCAAGTCGATCCAGGACTTCAAGCGCAAGTACCAGCAGCTCGACCTTCTGCTGGTCGACGACATCCAGTTCCTGGGCGGCAAGGAGCGCACGCAGGAGGAGTTCTTCTACACCTTCGAAGCGCTGCTGTCGGCCCGCAAGCAGCTGATCATCACCAGCGACACCTACCCGAAGGAGCTGTCGGCCTTCGAGGACCGGCTGGTGTCGCGCTTCGGTTCGGGCCTGATCGTCGAGATCGAGCCGCCCGAGCTGGAGATGCGGGTGGCCATCCTGCTGAAGAAGGCCGAGCAGTCCGGCGAGAAGCTGCCTGAAGAAGTCGCCTACTTCATCGCCAAGAACCTGCGCTCGAACGTGCGCGAGCTCGAAGGCGCGCTGCTGCGGGTGATCGCCTTCGCCCGCTTCCGCGGCCGGCAACTGTCGGTCGACCTCGCCCGCGAGGCGCTGAAGGACCTGCTCGAGCTGTCGCGCCCGCCCATCTCGATCGAGTCGATCCAGAAGACCGTGGCCGACTTTTTCAAGATCAAGACGGCCGACATGTACAGCAAGCGCCGGCCCGCGCACATCGCCCGCGCGCGGCAGGTTGCCATGTACTTCGCCAAGGAGCTCACCCAGAAGAGCTTCCCCGAGATCGGCGAGGCCTTCGGCGGCCGCGACCACACCACGGTGATGCACGCGGTCAAGCGGATCGCCGAGCTGCGCCAGCACGACCAGGAGTGGAACCGCCAGCTCCACGTGCTCGAACAGACGCTCAGGGGATGA
- the dnaN gene encoding DNA polymerase III subunit beta — translation MLFIKADRDAILKPLQTVAGIVERRHTLPILANVLLRKHGPVVSFLASDVEIQVQTTAELGAGPEEAATTVSAKKLIDILRALPEGVEVSIRLADKRATIQAGKSRFALQTLGAEDFPTVAVNEQFSASFSLPQKQLKHLFQMVHFAMAQADIRYYLNGLLLVTDGEFVRVVATDGHRLAYCQARIEGAALAKQEVIIPRKTVLELQRLLADSDEPVAIDVSGNQVRLRFGEVEMVSKLVEGKFPDYQRVIPSGYSKHMICSRDVIASSLARASILTSDKFKGVRLSLAPGLLKVQTSNAEQEEAVDEIEVDYTADPIEIGFNVSYLQDVLGNLKTEQVQIDFGDANTSALLTVPDDGDFKYVVMPMRI, via the coding sequence ATGCTTTTCATCAAAGCCGACCGCGACGCGATCCTGAAACCGCTGCAGACGGTGGCCGGCATCGTCGAGCGACGCCACACGCTGCCGATCCTGGCCAACGTGCTGTTGCGCAAGCACGGACCCGTCGTGTCCTTCCTCGCGAGCGACGTCGAGATCCAGGTTCAGACCACGGCCGAGCTCGGCGCCGGCCCCGAAGAGGCCGCGACCACCGTGTCGGCCAAGAAGCTGATCGACATCCTTCGCGCGCTGCCCGAAGGCGTCGAGGTCTCGATCCGGCTGGCCGACAAGCGCGCCACGATCCAGGCCGGCAAGAGCCGCTTCGCGCTGCAGACGCTGGGCGCCGAGGACTTTCCCACTGTGGCGGTCAACGAGCAGTTCAGCGCATCGTTCTCGCTGCCGCAGAAGCAGCTCAAGCACCTGTTCCAGATGGTGCACTTCGCGATGGCCCAGGCGGACATCCGCTACTACCTGAACGGCCTGCTGCTGGTCACCGACGGCGAGTTCGTGCGCGTGGTGGCCACCGACGGCCACCGCCTCGCCTACTGCCAGGCGCGCATCGAGGGCGCGGCGCTCGCCAAGCAGGAAGTGATCATTCCCCGCAAGACCGTGCTGGAGCTGCAGCGCCTGCTCGCCGACAGCGACGAGCCGGTCGCGATCGACGTGTCGGGCAACCAGGTGCGGCTGCGCTTCGGCGAGGTCGAGATGGTCTCCAAGCTGGTCGAAGGGAAGTTCCCCGACTACCAGCGGGTGATCCCCAGCGGCTACAGCAAGCACATGATCTGCAGCCGCGACGTGATCGCCAGCTCGCTCGCGCGCGCGTCCATCCTGACCTCCGACAAGTTCAAGGGCGTGCGGCTGAGCCTCGCCCCCGGCCTGCTCAAGGTGCAGACCAGCAATGCCGAGCAGGAAGAGGCGGTCGACGAGATCGAGGTCGACTACACCGCCGACCCGATCGAGATCGGCTTCAACGTGAGCTACCTGCAGGACGTGCTCGGCAACCTGAAGACCGAGCAGGTCCAGATCGATTTCGGCGACGCCAACACCAGCGCGCTGCTCACCGTTCCCGACGACGGGGACTTCAAGTACGTCGTGATGCCGATGCGCATCTGA
- the gyrB gene encoding DNA topoisomerase (ATP-hydrolyzing) subunit B, protein MTEAQNSYDSSAIQILEGLEAVRKRPGMYIGDTSDGTGLHHLVFEVVDNSIDEALAGYCDEIVVTIHTDNSISVLDNGRGIPTGIKWDDKHEPRRSAAEIAMTELHAGGKFNQNSYKVSGGLHGVGVSCVNALSKWLRLTVRRDGKVHFIEFERGFVKNRIVEEQDGVQVSPMAVTGDTSLRGTEVHFLADDEIFTNVDYHYEILSKRLRELSFLNNGVRIKLVDQRNGKEEDFAFAGGVRGFVEFINKNKTALHPTVFHATGSKDLDNGLAISVEVAMQWNDSYSEQVLCFTNNIPQRDGGTHLTGLRAAMTRVINKYIEENEFAKKAKVETSGDDMREGLTCVLSVKVPEPKFSSQTKDKLVSSEVRGPVEEIVAKALEDFLLEKPIDAKTICGKIVDAARAREAARKARDMTRRKGLLDGVGLPGKLADCQEKDPAKSELFIVEGDSAGGSAKQGRDRKFQAILPLRGKVLNVEKARFDKLISSEQIATLITALGTGIGPEYDVAKLRYHRIIIMTDADVDGSHIRTLLLTFFYRQMPDLVERGHIYIAQPPLYKVKHGRDERYLKDDHELNQYMLRHALDGASLVPGAGAEPISGDALGELARKYLVAEAVIDRLARIIDADALRAILDGCEIDLSGETAARTSAEKLAKGMLRYMPPTSSDAPTVRASYDDRHEKWMLVIERKHHGNIKASVIDADFLVSADYRALTDCAITLAGLIGQGAEIRRGEGDKQKVQPVADFRAAMRWLLAEAERGVSRQRYKGLGEMNAEQLWETTMDASARRLLKVQIEDAIAADQIFTTLMGDEVEPRRAFIEQNALVARNIDV, encoded by the coding sequence ATGACCGAAGCACAGAACAGTTACGACTCCTCCGCGATCCAGATCCTCGAAGGCCTCGAGGCGGTCCGCAAGCGGCCGGGCATGTACATCGGGGACACCTCCGACGGCACCGGCCTGCACCACCTGGTCTTCGAGGTGGTCGACAACTCGATCGACGAGGCGCTGGCCGGCTACTGCGACGAGATCGTCGTCACGATCCACACCGACAACTCGATCTCGGTGCTCGACAACGGCCGCGGCATCCCCACCGGCATCAAGTGGGACGACAAGCACGAGCCCAGGCGCAGCGCCGCCGAGATCGCGATGACCGAGCTGCACGCCGGCGGCAAGTTCAACCAGAACAGCTACAAGGTGTCGGGCGGCCTGCACGGGGTGGGCGTGTCCTGCGTGAACGCGCTGTCGAAGTGGCTGCGGCTCACGGTGCGGCGCGACGGCAAGGTGCACTTCATCGAGTTCGAGCGCGGCTTCGTGAAGAACCGCATCGTCGAGGAGCAGGACGGCGTCCAGGTCTCCCCGATGGCGGTCACCGGCGACACCAGCCTGCGCGGCACCGAGGTGCACTTCCTGGCCGACGACGAGATCTTCACCAACGTCGACTACCACTACGAGATCCTGTCCAAGCGGCTGCGCGAGCTCTCGTTCCTGAACAACGGCGTGCGCATCAAGCTGGTCGACCAGCGCAACGGCAAGGAAGAGGACTTCGCCTTCGCCGGCGGAGTGCGCGGCTTCGTCGAGTTCATCAACAAGAACAAGACCGCGCTGCACCCCACGGTCTTCCACGCCACCGGCAGCAAGGACCTCGACAACGGCCTGGCCATCTCGGTCGAAGTGGCCATGCAGTGGAACGACAGCTACAGCGAGCAGGTGCTCTGCTTCACGAACAACATCCCGCAGCGCGACGGCGGCACGCACCTGACCGGCCTGCGCGCGGCGATGACCCGCGTGATCAACAAGTACATCGAAGAGAACGAGTTCGCGAAGAAGGCCAAGGTCGAGACCAGCGGCGACGACATGCGCGAGGGCCTGACCTGCGTGCTGTCGGTCAAGGTGCCCGAGCCGAAGTTCAGCTCTCAGACCAAGGACAAGCTGGTGTCCTCCGAGGTGCGTGGCCCGGTCGAGGAGATCGTGGCCAAGGCGCTGGAAGACTTCCTGCTGGAAAAGCCGATCGACGCGAAGACCATCTGCGGCAAGATCGTCGACGCGGCGCGCGCCCGCGAGGCCGCCCGCAAGGCCCGCGACATGACCCGCCGAAAGGGGCTTCTCGACGGCGTGGGCCTGCCCGGCAAGCTGGCGGACTGCCAGGAGAAGGACCCGGCCAAGTCCGAGCTCTTCATCGTGGAGGGCGACTCGGCCGGCGGCTCGGCCAAGCAGGGCCGCGACCGCAAGTTCCAGGCGATCCTGCCGCTGCGCGGCAAGGTGCTCAACGTCGAGAAGGCGCGCTTCGACAAGCTGATCTCGTCGGAGCAGATCGCCACGCTGATCACCGCGCTGGGCACCGGCATCGGTCCCGAGTACGACGTGGCCAAGCTGCGCTACCACCGCATCATCATCATGACCGACGCGGACGTGGACGGCAGCCACATCCGCACCCTGCTGCTCACCTTCTTCTACCGGCAGATGCCGGACCTGGTCGAGCGCGGCCACATCTACATCGCGCAGCCGCCGCTGTACAAGGTCAAGCACGGCCGCGACGAGCGCTACCTGAAGGACGACCACGAGCTCAACCAGTACATGCTGCGCCACGCGCTAGACGGCGCCAGCCTGGTGCCTGGCGCCGGCGCCGAGCCGATCAGCGGCGACGCGCTGGGCGAGCTGGCCCGCAAGTACCTGGTGGCCGAGGCGGTCATCGACCGGCTGGCCCGGATCATCGACGCCGACGCGCTGCGCGCGATCCTGGACGGCTGCGAAATCGACCTGTCGGGCGAGACCGCCGCGCGCACCTCGGCCGAGAAGCTGGCCAAGGGCATGCTGCGCTACATGCCGCCCACCTCGTCGGACGCGCCCACGGTGCGCGCCAGCTACGACGACCGCCACGAGAAGTGGATGCTGGTCATCGAGCGCAAGCACCACGGCAACATCAAGGCCAGCGTCATCGACGCCGACTTCCTGGTGTCCGCCGACTACCGGGCGCTGACCGACTGCGCGATCACGCTCGCCGGGCTGATCGGCCAGGGCGCCGAGATCCGCCGCGGCGAGGGCGACAAGCAGAAGGTGCAGCCGGTCGCGGACTTCCGCGCCGCGATGCGCTGGCTGCTCGCCGAGGCCGAGCGCGGCGTGAGCCGCCAGCGCTACAAGGGCCTGGGCGAGATGAACGCCGAGCAGCTCTGGGAGACCACGATGGACGCCAGCGCCCGCCGCCTGCTGAAGGTGCAGATCGAGGACGCGATCGCCGCGGACCAGATCTTCACCACGCTGATGGGCGACGAGGTCGAGCCGAGAAGGGCGTTCATCGAGCAGAACGCGCTGGTGGCTAGGAACATCGACGTCTGA
- a CDS encoding AAA family ATPase translates to MRVSEPATLHFTCGKMAAGKTTLARRLAAELGAVLVSWDIWLQRLYPDEIAGFDDFLKYSARLRAAMGPHISDLLARGQDVVLDYPANVPASRAWVRSVFESAGARHVLHLVDTPDEQCLAQLAQRNRELPEGSVHMSADQFAAITALFVPPDPSEGFTMQVHGVPGA, encoded by the coding sequence ATGCGCGTTAGCGAGCCGGCCACCCTGCACTTCACCTGCGGCAAGATGGCCGCCGGCAAGACAACGCTCGCCCGCCGCCTTGCCGCGGAGCTCGGCGCAGTCCTCGTCTCCTGGGACATCTGGCTGCAGCGCCTGTATCCGGACGAGATCGCGGGCTTCGACGACTTCCTCAAGTACTCGGCCCGGCTTCGCGCTGCGATGGGTCCGCACATCTCGGACCTGCTCGCTCGCGGGCAAGACGTGGTGCTCGACTACCCGGCCAACGTGCCGGCGAGCCGTGCGTGGGTGCGCTCGGTGTTCGAGTCCGCCGGGGCGCGCCATGTTCTCCATCTCGTCGACACGCCCGACGAACAGTGCCTCGCGCAGCTGGCGCAGCGCAACCGCGAGTTGCCCGAAGGCTCGGTGCACATGAGCGCCGACCAGTTCGCGGCGATCACCGCACTGTTCGTGCCGCCGGATCCCTCCGAGGGCTTCACGATGCAGGTGCACGGCGTTCCCGGCGCCTGA